AACCAGGATCTTCATAGAACCGTTCACTTCTTTTACAATTTCTTCCAGCACTTCTGCAGTTGCCGGACACTGATCCAGTACTCTTCCTCCGTGATTAGATACGATGATTGCGTCGGCACCTGCTTCTTTTGCTTTCCTTGCGCCTTTCGCTGTCATCACGCCTTTGACGATAAATGGTCTTCCAGCCATCTTCACAATCTCGGAAAGCTCCTGTACATTCTTGCTTCCTGCCGGCGGATTCATATTTTTCAGAAACGGAAGTCCTGCCGCATCAATATCCATCGCTACCGCAAATGCTCCTGACTTCTTCACCAGTTCCATCTTCTCCCGGACAGTATCCAGATTCCAAGGCTTTACTGTAGGTATCCCGCATCCAGTATTTTCACGGATTGCCTCCGTTGCAGCCTCCATTACCTTTGCATTCACTCCATCTCCGGTAAATGCGGCGATTCCGGCATCTGCACAGGCTGATACCAGTACATTATTATAAGAAACATCATCATACCTGTCACTGTAGTGCAGATTCACGGCTCCAACCGGTCCTGCAAAGAACGGCATCTTAAATTCCTTTCCAAATAAATTCACAGAAGTGTCTGCCTCTCCGCCATCACAGATCGTATCCATGTTCACGCGGATCTCCTGCCACTTTTTATAATTTCTGATCGCAGTATCACCAACACCTTTTGCGCCCGGTCCCGGTATCTGGTTTTTACATGCTCTTCCATCACAAACCGGACAGGCTTTGCAGTAAATCCCCATAGATAATTTTGCGTTTTCCATCATTTCCTGATATGTCATATCATTCCCTGCTTTCTTTTGTTTTCCTGTATCTGACAGCTTCGACTTTCTGCCACGTTACTTAGTCAGTATGATATCACTTTTCTGTCTGTTCGACAAGAATACCTCCTTGTTTTTGACAGGATTTTCCCCTATAATAAAAACAGAACACTTGAATCATAAAGGAGACTTAACTTAGAATGAAATGCCCTGTATGCGGTCACAAAGTCCGCCCCAGCAAAAAATATCCCGGCAAATATCTCTGTGATACCTGCCGTAAAAGATTTCCGGCATCCGCTGTGATTCCGGATGATACAGATACCCGAAGTGCCAGATCTTCTGCTCATAAGCATGGATCTGTTTCCGGAAAAAAGCGCCCGGCTGCCAGACAGCAGGCTTTTTTCGACGATCCCCTGAACGGACCGGAGACCTACCACAGCACAGCTGCTGCCATGCGCAGCATGCGTAAAAATGTTCCGGAAGCAGAAGAAGCAGAAGCTCAGAAGAAAGCCACTGAAAAAAAAGAGACTGAAAAAGTTTCTACAGACAAACCCTTTTCCGGAAATGAATCCTCCGTACAGGAGCATTCTCCAGTTCCAGAACCAGTTATCAGCTCCGGTCAGGCAGATGAACCTGCTGCCAAACCAACGCCAGTTTCCAAAAACGATACTGCAGGCACAAAGTCCGATGCATCTTCTGATGATGTAACTTCACCAGACCAGCTAACAAACCCCAAAAAGAAACACAAAAAAAGTCTGCCGTTTATCATCTTGATTCTCATCCTGATCATTATTGCGGTTATATCCCTTTTTTCCAAAATGCACACTTCTTCTGACAATTCTTCCGGCACTTCAACACCGAAGAAGACAGCTGATGCCACCAAAGAGATCTATAAGCAAAATGAGACCGCCGCATACAATGGCATTGAGATTACGATGGACAGCTACGTAGAATCCGAAGGAGATGACTGGTCTGTCCCGACAGAAGGCAATGAATTTATGTTTGTCCATATGACAATTGTCAATCAGACATCTGATGATCTGGTCATCAGCAGTATGGCAAGCTTTGAAAATTATTGTGACGATACCAAACTTGACTACAGTGCAGCTGCATTTACTGCTCTTGCAACCACAAGCGACCAGCCAAAGCTCGATGGAACGATCGCTCCCGGCGAAACCCTGGAAGGATATCTTTCTCTGGAAGTCCCACTGAACTGGTCTACCATCGAAATCCGATATACCGATAAGATCTGGTCTGATGATGCCGTTCATTTTCAGATCAAGCGCCAGAAGTAAACTACTACCTGCAGATACATGGATGGCAAAAGCAAGCTTCTTCGGAATTCTCTGTCAAATAAAAAAGGGGCTGTGAAAAAAGCATAGTCCCGAAAAAAAGAAGGACCAAGGGTTTATTATAAACCCTAAGGTCCTTCTTTCTGTTATAATTAGCTTGCAATGAAAATTAATAACATAATCTATTCTAACCCAAAACAGGCAGTTTTGCCACTGCTAATTCAAGATTATCTGGACATCTGTGATCCAGTGCTGACTTTTGACAAATTTATGGGAGAAATTGAACTGGAGAAGTATCTGAAAAATATTCCACAACATTATACAGGAAGACTCAGATATGACCCGGTCAGCATGCTGAAGACAGTTTTGTTCGGATTTATGGCGAATGGCTATATATCATTACGTGAGTTGGAGGACCAGTGTAAAGTCAATCTCCGCTTCATGTATCTCATGGATCATCAAACACCTTCTTATCGTACCTTCGGCTACTTCATTAACGAGGTACTTGCTGATTCCATTAAAGAAATATTTCAAGACATAAATAAAAAAATCTTCGAGACAGAACATGTGGATCTCCAACATCTATACATCGATGGCTCCAAGTTTGAAGCAAATACAAATAAATATTCCTGGGTGTGGAAAAAAGCCACAGAAAAATCCAGATACCGTCTCTTTGATAAGATTACTACACTCTTTGAGGAAATCAATGAAGAACTGTCATGTACAGGGATAAAGCTTTGTATCAATAGTGAGTATGCACCTGAGTATCTGAAGAAAGCGACTGAACAGTATGCAGAAGCCTGGCAGATTGATGAAACGATGTTTGTTCATGGGAGGGGACATCGCAAAACCACGCAGCAACGTCATTATGAGAAACTTAGGGAGTATGCTGTAAAACTAGAAGAATACGTGGAAAAAATCAAAATCTGTGGGAAGGAACGCAACAGCTACTCAAAGACAGATCATTCAGCCACTTTTATGCGGATCAAGACGGACTATATGGGAAATGACCAGCTGCTTCCAGCTTACAATGTGCAGGTTGGTGTTGCGGATGAATACATTGCTGTTGTTGATGTAAATCAGTATCGCTCAGACATGGATTGTTTTATTCCGTTGATGAACGAGTTTTATACTACATATGGCTTTTATCCGAAGTATCCAGTGGCAGATGCCGGATATGGTTCTTACAACAATTACATCTTTTGTGAACAGCATGGAATGGAAAAGTATATGAAATTCACCATGTTCAAGAAAGAGACTACTGACAGGAAGTATCGTGAAGATCCATTCCGAGCGGTAAATTTTCCAATTGGTGAAGACGGAATCATGCGTTGTCCAAACGGGAAAAACTTTTATCTTCGGTATCGAAAAAACGTAAAGGGAAACAAGTATGGACGTCAGGAAGAATACTACCAGTGTGAAGACTGTTCCGGATGTCCATACGCAGAACAATGTAAAAAGACAGATAAAAACCGTATCGTTCGGATCAACCGTGAACTTACAGCGATGCATCAGGAAGTAATTGAAAATCTTGAAAGTATCCAGGGAGCACTTCTAAGAATGAATAGATCTATTCAGGCAGAAGGTACATTTGGCATCATCAAAAACGACCGTTGGTACAAAAGAATTGTCCGAAGAGGAATAAAATCTGTTCTGCTGGAAGTATTTCTTGTTTCTATTGGACACAATCTTTATAAATATCACAACAAACAGAAAAAAGTTGCAACTGCCGCATAGGATTCCATAATAGCTTTCTTATGGGGAAAGGGGAGTTATACACTTTTTTATGAACTATAACTACTGTTGTATTCATAAGCAAAGGACGCATGAAAAAACTTTCGTTTTTTCACACGCCCTTTTTTATTTCAGAATCTTAAAGATTCACTCCGCGCATTTTTTCTTTCTTACTGCCCCTGCGATCACAATCAGAACGCCAAGACCTGTCAGTATCTTTCCGGCTGTCACTCCAGGCGCATGATACAAAATTCTGATTTTATGTTTTCCTGCTTCCAGATGAAATCCCAGAAACGCTTTATTCACTTTTTCACATTTCACCTTTACGCCATCTATCGTCATTTCAAACCCTTTATCAAACGGAATGGACGTAATGAACATTCCATCCTTCTGACTTTTGATTCTCCCCTGGATCAGATTCCCTTTCGTCTGCTCTTTATCCACCCTGAATACACTCTGATAAAGGCCGGTATCTTCATTTAATACGCCGTTATATGCACTCATATCTTTAATCGTATACTCTCCTTTTCCAAGAGATAAACGGACCGTTTTCTGCCCCTTTTCCAGTCCTACTGCATAGGTAAATACGGTATTTCTGTTATAATACACATGCTGGATTGACGAAAGTTTATTGCGCTCTCCTTCCAGGGATATTTCGATATCCTCTTTCGGTTTTTTATTTTCGATTCGAAACTGTACAAACAGAACTCCATCTTTCTCTTCCTGTTCCGGGACAGCCACTTCGAACTCCTGTTTCTTTTTCATTTTCACCTGATATCCGTTTTCAGTCGAGACAACCAGTGAAATCCCGTTATTCTTTTCCGGAATCCGAAAATCACATTTCTCTATGTCTTCTGCCAGTTTTTCTTTCACCTGTCCTGCCGATACAGTTCCGTCCTTTGTCACAGCATATCTGGTAAATACCAGCTGATTATATGGGAAATCCAGTCTGTCATATTCCGCTTCCGACATCGTCTGATCCGTCTCATAGGCAATCGGTGCTGCATTTTCATTACAGTACACATCCCCTCCCCCGGTCATCCACTTTTTCTCATATCCCGGTATATTCTGACTGGAGATCAGATATTTCACTCCCATCAGCTGTCTGAATACCGGATTCTGCGAAACCGACTGCATCAGAAAATTTCGGTACGGCTGCTCTACCTGAAAATCATTTTTACGGAAATTTTGGTAATCCGCATTATAGGAAGAAGAATACAGGGATGTAATATATTGCTCACTGTTCCACACACGATTCAGATTTTCCGCATTTTTCTCTTCATTTCCAACCTGCTCGACCCGGTAGAATCCACCATCTGATGCAATTGCCTTGTCCACAGCTTTCCCGATGGACCGGCTGGTATCTTCCTCATATGCTTTCCTGCTCTCCAGATTTCCACTCTTTTCCCAGGAATAGCTTCCGGTAATAATAAGGCTCAGGATCACCGGTCCCAGAACGGCTACTGTCAGATACTTCCGAATCCATGCACTATACGCCTGTGCCACGCAGATCAGCAGTGTTATGACCGCATCCAGTAAAAGTAGTTTCCAAAGGACTTCGCTTTTCATATCATCCTTCTTCAGATAAATATATATAACAACCGCCAGACATGGCAGAAGCATCCAGATTCTCCCTATTTTCTGATTTTTCAGCTTCTCCAGATATTTTGCCGTAAGATAGCACATAAGCGGCAAAAATGGGATCAGCGACTTCGGTCTGACATAAAGTGCACCATTTAACAGATACGAAAAAAACGGAACTGTCAGCACCACCAGACAGCCAAACGACAGTATCTTCTCATAAGCCTTTTTATAAAAAAGTCCGGTCAGCAAAATAATCAGCATCAGACAGCTAAGTCCCGGTCCATATGCCCCATACAGAAATTTTTCCAAATTGATCTGCGGTGTCAGAAGCTGCCAGAGATCTGTTTTTTCTCCCCTGCTTCCGCTTCTCCCGAGAAGAGCCATCGCAGTCGGCACAAGGAGAACTCCTGCAAGCATGATTGCCGTCAGGATCCTTCCTGCAAACCGCAGTCCGTCACCTAAAAATCCTTTTACCGTAATCATCTCTTCTGCCCGCTCTTTCGTCCTTGCATACCGGTAAATTCCATATAGACCAAGCGCCAGTATTCCACCGATGCTGAAATAAAAGCTTGTCATGATCATCAGGAAGGTTCCGCCGATCAGCAAACCGGATTTTTTCTGTTCAAAATACCGGTCAATTCCCAAAAATGTCAGACAAAGAAATGGCATATAATTTACAAACATGATCTGATGTGACGACTGATAGATCATAGGCCCTGCGAAAAGGAACATCAGCGCTGTCATCCCACTTACCACAGCTGTAAATTCCCGACTTTTCAGCCACCGGTACAAAATTATAACCGCTGCTGCCAGACAGACAATACTTGCCACCATCATATAATCCGACATCTTTACATTCGGCAGAAGATAACCGATCAGAACGACCGGACTAAACAATCCATAATAAGAAAAATTATAAATATTCTGGCCGCCGCCAATATTTAATGCAAACTCAGGAAAAAACTGCCCTGTACGATAAAACTGCTGCCGGAAATATTCCGGGAACACACTGTGCTGACTGCTCCAGTCCACCTTTGCCCCAAAAATATTTCCTACGCCTGTAGAATACAGACAGGCGGTAACCGTAAGCAGGACCAGTGCCATTTCCCATAGCAGATCTTTTCTACGCTCTTTCATGCTTCTGCTCCTTATCATCGCTGGAATCCTTTAAAATAAAAATCGGACGTTTCTTCGTCTCAAGATAAGTCTTTGACAGATACTCCCCTACAATTCCGGTACAAAGAAGCTGTACTCCACTGACCATGAAAATAATACAGGCAAGTGACGGCCAGCCAGATACCGGATCTCCCCAGACCAGCGTCCTTACTATGATCACTGCAATCATAATAAAGGAAAGCAGGCAGAACAGTACACCCACTACCGAAGCCAGTGAGAGCGGTGCCACTGAAAATCCGGTAATTCCCTCCACAGAATACTTAAACAGCTTCCACATGGACCACTTGGTTTTTCCGGCAGAACGTTCAATATTATCGTACTGCAGCCATTT
The sequence above is drawn from the Coprococcus comes ATCC 27758 genome and encodes:
- a CDS encoding DUF4352 domain-containing protein, translated to MKCPVCGHKVRPSKKYPGKYLCDTCRKRFPASAVIPDDTDTRSARSSAHKHGSVSGKKRPAARQQAFFDDPLNGPETYHSTAAAMRSMRKNVPEAEEAEAQKKATEKKETEKVSTDKPFSGNESSVQEHSPVPEPVISSGQADEPAAKPTPVSKNDTAGTKSDASSDDVTSPDQLTNPKKKHKKSLPFIILILILIIIAVISLFSKMHTSSDNSSGTSTPKKTADATKEIYKQNETAAYNGIEITMDSYVESEGDDWSVPTEGNEFMFVHMTIVNQTSDDLVISSMASFENYCDDTKLDYSAAAFTALATTSDQPKLDGTIAPGETLEGYLSLEVPLNWSTIEIRYTDKIWSDDAVHFQIKRQK
- a CDS encoding alpha-hydroxy-acid oxidizing protein, coding for MTYQEMMENAKLSMGIYCKACPVCDGRACKNQIPGPGAKGVGDTAIRNYKKWQEIRVNMDTICDGGEADTSVNLFGKEFKMPFFAGPVGAVNLHYSDRYDDVSYNNVLVSACADAGIAAFTGDGVNAKVMEAATEAIRENTGCGIPTVKPWNLDTVREKMELVKKSGAFAVAMDIDAAGLPFLKNMNPPAGSKNVQELSEIVKMAGRPFIVKGVMTAKGARKAKEAGADAIIVSNHGGRVLDQCPATAEVLEEIVKEVNGSMKILVDGGIRSGTDIFKALALGADGVLICRPFVVAVYGGGEEGVKLYIDKLGAELKDAMQMCGAHSVSEITRDMVRYYQD
- a CDS encoding YfhO family protein; this translates as MKERRKDLLWEMALVLLTVTACLYSTGVGNIFGAKVDWSSQHSVFPEYFRQQFYRTGQFFPEFALNIGGGQNIYNFSYYGLFSPVVLIGYLLPNVKMSDYMMVASIVCLAAAVIILYRWLKSREFTAVVSGMTALMFLFAGPMIYQSSHQIMFVNYMPFLCLTFLGIDRYFEQKKSGLLIGGTFLMIMTSFYFSIGGILALGLYGIYRYARTKERAEEMITVKGFLGDGLRFAGRILTAIMLAGVLLVPTAMALLGRSGSRGEKTDLWQLLTPQINLEKFLYGAYGPGLSCLMLIILLTGLFYKKAYEKILSFGCLVVLTVPFFSYLLNGALYVRPKSLIPFLPLMCYLTAKYLEKLKNQKIGRIWMLLPCLAVVIYIYLKKDDMKSEVLWKLLLLDAVITLLICVAQAYSAWIRKYLTVAVLGPVILSLIITGSYSWEKSGNLESRKAYEEDTSRSIGKAVDKAIASDGGFYRVEQVGNEEKNAENLNRVWNSEQYITSLYSSSYNADYQNFRKNDFQVEQPYRNFLMQSVSQNPVFRQLMGVKYLISSQNIPGYEKKWMTGGGDVYCNENAAPIAYETDQTMSEAEYDRLDFPYNQLVFTRYAVTKDGTVSAGQVKEKLAEDIEKCDFRIPEKNNGISLVVSTENGYQVKMKKKQEFEVAVPEQEEKDGVLFVQFRIENKKPKEDIEISLEGERNKLSSIQHVYYNRNTVFTYAVGLEKGQKTVRLSLGKGEYTIKDMSAYNGVLNEDTGLYQSVFRVDKEQTKGNLIQGRIKSQKDGMFITSIPFDKGFEMTIDGVKVKCEKVNKAFLGFHLEAGKHKIRILYHAPGVTAGKILTGLGVLIVIAGAVRKKKCAE